A genomic stretch from Sphingobacterium sp. ML3W includes:
- a CDS encoding GNAT family N-acetyltransferase, with protein sequence MNKIDMQRTDSIRNIAISTVTVQDLETVLPYVIEFRKQLFPMLDPQKIPRDLLDFKQLYLDGQTGTFLQARDKSGKLVGVIGMLAYDYRFPHLDLDARKTVEVARLFVDPDYRRSGLGTALFRQLTKVAKEKAVERLYLHTHPFLEGAHEFWLKQGFYLKEFCDESGFPTFHMELLLGQPSKLKCSAELELSK encoded by the coding sequence ATGAATAAAATAGACATGCAAAGGACAGATTCAATCAGAAATATTGCAATAAGTACAGTCACTGTTCAGGATCTGGAAACGGTGTTACCTTATGTTATTGAATTTCGGAAACAGCTGTTTCCCATGCTTGACCCGCAAAAGATTCCCAGAGATTTGCTGGACTTTAAACAGCTGTATCTGGATGGACAAACTGGAACATTTCTACAGGCAAGGGACAAGAGCGGAAAATTGGTTGGTGTGATCGGTATGCTCGCTTATGACTATCGTTTTCCGCATCTAGATTTAGACGCCCGGAAGACTGTCGAGGTCGCGCGTCTTTTTGTCGACCCCGATTACCGTCGTTCTGGACTTGGAACAGCACTTTTCCGTCAATTGACAAAGGTGGCCAAGGAGAAAGCGGTCGAAAGACTTTACTTACACACCCATCCTTTTTTGGAGGGAGCCCATGAATTCTGGTTAAAACAAGGATTCTATCTCAAAGAATTCTGCGATGAATCGGGCTTTCCGACATTTCACATGGAGCTACTGCTGGGGCAGCCCAGTAAACTGAAATGTTCAGCAGAACTGGAATTGTCAAAATAA
- a CDS encoding ABC transporter ATP-binding protein, giving the protein MSKSIHIKNLSFAYGKDTILRDLNVSFPEGKLSVILGRNGSGKSTLFNVIAGLEKHYQGSVLIGETERRNWKVGKSNALKLGFLNQFHQTTFPFKVADVILTGRASFSRFSPRREDFEAVDAILEKFNLAHLKHKSYTSLSGGERQLVLLCRVLVQQPDLLLLDEPTNHLDLKYQIAVLQTAKELVKEGTTVLCVMHDPNMAYLFGDHFYLMQDNTLVDLQGMNREQVRKVLEQTYELPLISLENQGKWMFAPMLHTHDWTSIKSLELEGVNNKL; this is encoded by the coding sequence ATGAGCAAATCCATCCATATCAAAAACCTATCTTTTGCCTATGGTAAGGATACTATTTTGCGGGACCTCAATGTGTCCTTCCCGGAAGGAAAGCTTTCGGTTATTCTTGGCCGGAACGGTAGCGGTAAGTCGACTTTGTTCAATGTTATTGCCGGATTGGAGAAACACTATCAGGGATCGGTATTGATCGGTGAAACGGAACGTAGAAACTGGAAGGTCGGTAAATCAAATGCGCTTAAACTGGGTTTTTTAAACCAGTTTCATCAGACAACTTTCCCTTTTAAGGTGGCAGATGTTATTTTAACAGGACGTGCATCATTCTCCCGCTTTTCGCCGCGGCGTGAAGATTTTGAGGCTGTGGATGCAATCCTGGAGAAATTTAATCTCGCACATTTAAAGCATAAATCTTATACTTCCCTGTCAGGTGGGGAGCGGCAGCTGGTCTTGCTTTGTCGGGTATTGGTGCAACAGCCTGATCTGTTGCTTTTGGATGAACCGACAAACCATCTTGACCTGAAATATCAGATTGCCGTTTTGCAGACCGCTAAGGAACTGGTCAAGGAGGGAACAACAGTGCTCTGTGTTATGCACGACCCCAATATGGCCTATCTTTTTGGCGACCACTTTTATTTGATGCAGGACAATACACTGGTGGATCTACAAGGGATGAATAGAGAGCAGGTTCGGAAAGTATTGGAACAGACCTATGAGTTGCCATTGATCAGTTTGGAAAACCAAGGGAAATGGATGTTTGCACCTATGCTTCATACACATGACTGGACTTCGATAAAATCCCTTGAACTGGAAGGCGTAAATAATAAGCTATAA
- a CDS encoding iron ABC transporter permease, whose translation MILQLKKLLLLVILPLVLLLLSLLIGSSQHIGFIELCQRIGLELGLYKGNDTTLLMGSMDTILWQVRLPRILLTFMVGAALASSGGTLQAIFRNPIVDPFTLGISSGAAFGAALAMLFPLLSVNVSAFLFGVCAVALTYFVSNAGLKTSIIGMVLAGMVISGVFTAMLTLLQYISDPYKLQAIVQWTMGNLHTASWSKVQNAFLPIVIGLIILILLRWKLNLLALGDQEAIAVGVNPKLLKLLMIGVATMITASAVAAVGVISLFGLIVPHISRMIFGPNNNIVVWANISIGGTFLLLIDDFSRAVMPFEIPIGVFTMIIGAPLFIYLMRRNEINWNS comes from the coding sequence ATGATACTTCAATTAAAAAAGCTTTTATTGTTGGTGATATTGCCATTAGTGCTGCTCCTGCTTTCATTATTGATCGGTTCAAGTCAGCATATTGGTTTTATTGAACTCTGCCAACGCATAGGGTTGGAATTAGGGCTTTATAAAGGAAATGATACGACGTTATTGATGGGCAGCATGGATACCATTTTGTGGCAAGTACGTTTGCCACGGATTTTATTGACCTTTATGGTCGGTGCCGCTCTTGCCTCATCTGGAGGGACCTTACAAGCTATTTTTCGAAATCCTATTGTAGACCCATTTACATTGGGAATATCTTCCGGTGCTGCTTTCGGTGCCGCCTTAGCCATGCTGTTTCCACTTTTGTCTGTCAATGTTTCGGCATTTCTTTTTGGTGTCTGTGCTGTGGCCTTGACTTACTTTGTATCAAATGCCGGTTTAAAAACATCCATCATTGGGATGGTTTTGGCAGGAATGGTTATTTCAGGGGTATTTACAGCGATGCTTACCCTGTTACAATATATCAGTGATCCTTATAAATTGCAGGCTATTGTGCAGTGGACGATGGGAAATCTCCATACCGCCTCCTGGTCAAAAGTGCAGAACGCCTTTTTACCGATCGTGATCGGATTGATCATATTGATCTTATTGCGTTGGAAATTGAATTTGTTGGCATTGGGAGATCAGGAAGCAATTGCTGTGGGGGTGAATCCAAAACTCTTGAAATTGCTGATGATCGGGGTTGCGACCATGATCACCGCATCAGCTGTTGCTGCGGTAGGAGTGATCAGCTTATTTGGACTTATTGTTCCACATATCAGCCGCATGATTTTTGGCCCCAACAATAATATTGTCGTATGGGCGAATATCAGTATCGGTGGGACATTCCTGTTATTGATTGACGATTTTTCCCGTGCAGTCATGCCTTTCGAAATTCCAATAGGGGTATTTACAATGATTATTGGTGCTCCACTCTTTATCTACCTGATGCGCCGGAACGAAATTAACTGGAACTCATGA
- a CDS encoding ABC transporter substrate-binding protein → MKIRIYTLLLPLVLLVCSQACQNQQSNASKNGVKAMDSRGKEITLERPAQRVVVLYPSLVDEVYMLQASDRLVGIPEQVYQMEDTYAFLSKLDPRIVQKSIATPTFGGQANNVESIVSLNPDLVLTFNTDQDNITQLENLGIPVFTFSSKDETSIFNELIGMGTLLDKKARAEEIVKFVGDEVKKMAAPLDQPQKKVYYAWSKGRVLSTSGRGSLIDMAIRLSGAANACPLEMEAPNVGAETIYKWNPDLMILWNSKSSDVYNLKELAALPAVKNKQVFVMSPSFPFDPHTVKFMLFAKQVRHWCFPSYTKEQLDQDMTMAFDKLYGKAGLLQ, encoded by the coding sequence ATGAAAATTAGAATATATACATTGCTGTTGCCACTGGTCTTGCTCGTATGCTCACAAGCCTGCCAAAACCAACAGTCCAATGCAAGTAAAAATGGTGTGAAAGCCATGGATAGCCGCGGCAAGGAAATCACATTGGAGCGACCAGCCCAACGTGTTGTTGTCCTGTATCCCTCTCTGGTGGATGAGGTTTATATGCTACAGGCCAGTGACCGATTGGTCGGCATTCCTGAACAAGTTTATCAAATGGAGGATACCTATGCTTTTTTATCGAAATTAGACCCACGTATCGTTCAGAAAAGTATCGCTACACCAACTTTTGGTGGTCAGGCCAATAATGTAGAAAGCATCGTAAGCTTGAACCCAGATCTTGTTCTGACATTCAATACCGATCAGGATAATATCACACAGCTCGAAAATTTGGGTATTCCCGTCTTCACTTTTTCATCGAAAGATGAAACCAGTATCTTTAACGAATTGATCGGAATGGGAACGCTTTTGGACAAGAAAGCACGGGCTGAGGAAATTGTGAAATTTGTCGGAGATGAAGTCAAAAAGATGGCAGCTCCGCTCGATCAACCACAAAAGAAAGTCTATTATGCTTGGTCAAAAGGACGTGTACTTTCGACCTCGGGAAGAGGTAGCCTCATCGATATGGCCATCCGCCTATCGGGGGCGGCAAATGCCTGTCCCTTGGAAATGGAAGCACCAAATGTAGGGGCTGAAACGATCTACAAGTGGAATCCCGATCTCATGATTCTGTGGAATTCCAAAAGTTCTGATGTTTACAATTTGAAAGAATTGGCCGCACTGCCTGCCGTAAAAAATAAACAGGTATTTGTGATGTCACCGTCCTTTCCTTTTGATCCACATACCGTGAAATTTATGCTCTTTGCCAAACAGGTGCGGCATTGGTGTTTCCCGAGTTATACCAAGGAACAACTCGATCAGGATATGACAATGGCTTTTGACAAATTATACGGTAAAGCGGGGCTTCTGCAATGA
- the hypB gene encoding hydrogenase nickel incorporation protein HypB, which yields MSDNTQNPKSLGNRVGSVQCENTTLHLLKANDFVAKSIRDRLKDVCVINVCSSPGSGKTTLMQETGKRLSKDLNIAVLVGDPETERDAIRMRDVGINALQIVTGGMCHIEAQMILQALDHIDIEGIDLLFIENVGNLLCPSAFDLGEDYRVTLLATTEGDDKPKKYPRMFLTSELMLVSKADLLPYVPFSVDAVTKDAREVNPNLEVITISTLNGDGLDSWCDWLKEKVQLKKEQQKVAAAK from the coding sequence ATGTCAGACAATACTCAAAATCCTAAAAGTTTAGGTAACCGTGTCGGTTCGGTTCAATGTGAAAATACAACCCTGCATTTATTAAAAGCAAATGATTTTGTCGCCAAAAGTATCCGGGACAGACTGAAAGATGTTTGTGTGATTAATGTATGTTCTTCTCCGGGTTCTGGTAAAACAACATTGATGCAAGAGACTGGAAAGCGTCTTTCAAAAGATCTAAATATTGCAGTCTTAGTAGGTGACCCTGAAACGGAACGTGATGCCATCCGTATGCGCGATGTTGGCATCAATGCGTTGCAGATCGTTACCGGCGGTATGTGCCATATTGAAGCACAAATGATTCTGCAGGCACTGGATCACATCGATATCGAAGGTATTGATTTGTTATTTATCGAAAATGTCGGAAACTTACTTTGCCCTTCCGCTTTCGATCTAGGTGAAGACTACAGAGTTACTTTATTGGCGACAACTGAAGGTGATGATAAACCAAAAAAATACCCACGTATGTTTTTGACCAGCGAATTGATGCTTGTTTCAAAAGCAGACTTGCTACCTTATGTGCCTTTCTCCGTAGATGCCGTGACAAAAGATGCCCGTGAAGTCAATCCAAACCTGGAAGTGATTACAATCAGTACCTTGAATGGAGATGGCCTAGATAGCTGGTGTGACTGGTTAAAAGAGAAAGTCCAACTGAAAAAAGAACAACAGAAAGTAGCTGCGGCGAAATAG
- a CDS encoding hydrogenase maturation nickel metallochaperone HypA — protein sequence MHELSIVKDIFETLTSHYETRVDDIQKIQVTAGLLSNVQPVLIQNAFDAFITENTHYRDMEMEVVVNDIIAYCEHCQKNFPVHFHRFVCDCGQPSSTIVQGNELYISKVIFKHD from the coding sequence ATGCACGAGCTAAGTATAGTAAAGGATATCTTCGAGACCTTGACCTCGCATTACGAGACCAGAGTGGATGATATCCAGAAAATTCAGGTGACAGCCGGACTATTGTCCAATGTGCAGCCTGTGCTGATTCAAAATGCTTTTGACGCATTTATCACCGAAAATACCCATTACCGGGATATGGAAATGGAGGTTGTGGTAAATGATATTATCGCCTATTGTGAGCACTGTCAGAAGAACTTTCCTGTTCATTTTCATCGATTTGTCTGCGATTGTGGGCAGCCTTCGAGTACAATTGTTCAAGGAAATGAACTCTATATTTCCAAAGTAATTTTTAAACACGATTAA
- a CDS encoding DUF2071 domain-containing protein, with amino-acid sequence MAQKIKTILRDYNHRPWPIPTSPWRYYQEWLDLLFLHFQVDYDLLRPLVPVELQIDQHEGLCYVSLVAFKMKNIRPRNLPAFPPISDFYEINVRTYIDQDGKKGVYFIHIEASKFLSALVAKKLSGLPYEKSSMLRNTQGYHNLNKERGFRLKTIFEVTDEIKIKSSLDTWLTERYCLYLNQRDGIYRFDIHHPEWPLFSVQLQECQLNYKAGDIHLHNENIALIHYSPGVQVLAWKAKAIHPAF; translated from the coding sequence TTGGCACAAAAAATTAAAACAATTTTAAGAGATTATAATCATCGTCCATGGCCTATACCAACTAGCCCCTGGCGTTACTATCAGGAATGGCTTGATCTACTTTTTTTACATTTTCAAGTCGATTATGATCTACTCCGGCCACTAGTTCCTGTCGAATTGCAAATCGATCAGCACGAAGGTCTATGTTATGTATCTTTGGTTGCTTTCAAAATGAAAAATATCCGTCCCAGAAATTTGCCTGCATTCCCACCCATCTCGGACTTCTATGAGATCAATGTACGCACCTATATCGATCAGGATGGTAAAAAGGGTGTTTATTTTATCCATATTGAAGCAAGTAAATTCTTATCCGCATTAGTGGCAAAAAAGTTGTCGGGTCTACCTTACGAAAAGTCCTCCATGCTGAGGAATACACAAGGGTATCATAATCTCAATAAAGAAAGGGGCTTTAGGTTGAAAACGATCTTTGAGGTGACCGATGAGATTAAAATAAAATCCAGCCTTGACACCTGGCTTACCGAACGCTATTGCCTTTACCTGAACCAACGCGATGGAATATATCGTTTCGACATTCACCATCCGGAATGGCCCTTGTTTTCAGTGCAGCTGCAAGAATGCCAGTTGAACTATAAAGCTGGTGATATTCATCTCCATAACGAAAATATTGCACTTATACACTATTCTCCAGGTGTACAAGTACTTGCTTGGAAGGCCAAAGCAATTCATCCGGCCTTTTGA
- the katG gene encoding catalase/peroxidase HPI yields the protein MDNNEKDISKCPFHNGTMRNAVAGGGTQNQDWWPNRLRVDLLRQHATKSNPMDEGFDYAEAFKQLDLEAVKRDLHVLMTDSQDWWPADFGHYGPLFIRMAWHSAGTYRVSDGRGGAGSGQQRFAPLNSWPDNVSLDKARRLLWPIKQKYGKNISWADLLILTGNVALESMGFKTFGFSGGRVDAFEPELDVYWGSEKTWLGGDVRYAHGSEGVVESHGVLSTDDNADGKQHSRNLEKPLAAVQMGLIYVNPEGPDGNPDPIAAAKDIRDTFGRMAMDDEETVALIAGGHTFGKTHGAGPADNVGKEPEAAGIEQQGLGWSSSYGTGVGTDAITSGLEVIWTQKPTEWTNLFFKNLFENEWELTKSPAGAHQWVAKGTDSSIPDPFDPNKKRRPTMLTTDLSLRFDPVYEKISRKFYEDQDAFADAFSRAWFKLTHRDLGPRERYLGAEVPSEELLWQDPIPAVDHVLVDDHDVEGLKSAILSSGLSIAELVTTAWASASTFRGSDMRGGANGARLRLAPQRYWQVNNPTQLQKVLTVLEQIQQDFNGKQQGGKRVSLADLIVLGGAAAIEQGARAGGHALKVPFTPGRMDASQEQTDVESMGYLEPIADGFRNYRKGSYTVSTESLLIDKAQLLTLSVPELTVLIGGMRVLQANFDGSQTGVMTERPGQLTNDFFVNLLDMGTAWTAVSQDRELFEGTDRKTGAKKWVAGRADLVFGSNAELRAVAEIYGSADAKEKFAKDFVAAWNKVMELDRFDLHR from the coding sequence ATGGACAACAACGAAAAAGACATTAGCAAATGCCCATTTCACAATGGAACTATGCGCAACGCCGTTGCGGGAGGGGGAACCCAAAATCAAGATTGGTGGCCAAATAGACTTCGTGTGGATCTTTTGAGACAGCATGCGACGAAATCAAATCCAATGGATGAAGGTTTTGATTATGCTGAAGCTTTCAAACAATTGGATCTGGAAGCCGTTAAGAGAGATTTACATGTATTGATGACAGATTCACAGGATTGGTGGCCGGCAGATTTTGGACATTATGGTCCCCTATTTATTCGGATGGCCTGGCATAGTGCAGGAACCTATCGTGTAAGTGATGGTCGCGGTGGTGCAGGTTCTGGGCAGCAGCGTTTTGCACCTTTAAATAGTTGGCCAGACAATGTGAGCTTGGATAAGGCGCGTCGACTGCTGTGGCCGATCAAACAAAAATATGGTAAGAATATTTCCTGGGCAGATTTATTGATCCTAACTGGAAATGTTGCGCTGGAATCAATGGGATTTAAAACTTTTGGCTTTTCGGGGGGCCGTGTGGATGCTTTTGAACCGGAATTGGATGTATATTGGGGATCAGAAAAAACCTGGTTAGGTGGTGATGTACGTTATGCACATGGTTCTGAAGGTGTTGTTGAATCGCATGGTGTTTTATCAACGGATGATAATGCAGATGGCAAACAACATTCACGCAATCTCGAAAAACCTTTGGCAGCTGTACAGATGGGATTGATCTATGTGAACCCAGAGGGACCAGATGGAAATCCGGATCCTATTGCAGCAGCAAAAGATATTAGGGACACTTTTGGTCGTATGGCGATGGATGACGAGGAAACTGTTGCGCTAATTGCCGGAGGACACACTTTTGGAAAAACACATGGTGCTGGACCAGCCGATAATGTTGGTAAGGAACCAGAAGCTGCAGGGATTGAACAGCAAGGGCTCGGATGGAGTAGCAGTTACGGTACTGGGGTAGGTACAGATGCCATTACCAGTGGTCTGGAAGTTATCTGGACTCAAAAACCGACCGAATGGACGAACCTCTTTTTTAAGAATCTTTTTGAAAATGAATGGGAACTCACAAAAAGCCCCGCCGGCGCGCACCAATGGGTGGCAAAAGGGACTGATTCAAGTATTCCTGATCCTTTTGACCCAAATAAAAAACGTAGACCTACGATGTTGACAACGGATCTGTCCTTACGTTTTGATCCTGTTTATGAAAAGATTTCCCGTAAATTCTATGAAGATCAGGATGCTTTCGCGGATGCTTTCTCACGCGCTTGGTTTAAATTAACGCACCGTGATCTAGGTCCACGTGAACGTTATCTTGGAGCTGAAGTACCTAGCGAAGAATTGTTATGGCAAGACCCTATTCCAGCTGTAGATCATGTATTGGTTGATGATCATGATGTTGAAGGCTTAAAATCTGCTATTTTGTCTTCAGGGCTTAGTATCGCAGAGTTGGTGACTACGGCATGGGCTTCGGCTTCTACATTCCGGGGGTCTGATATGCGTGGTGGAGCAAATGGAGCCCGTCTTCGCTTGGCGCCACAGCGTTATTGGCAGGTTAATAACCCGACGCAATTGCAAAAAGTGCTAACTGTGCTGGAGCAGATCCAACAAGACTTTAATGGTAAACAACAAGGTGGTAAAAGAGTATCGTTGGCTGATTTAATTGTTCTTGGCGGTGCAGCAGCAATCGAACAGGGAGCAAGAGCTGGTGGACATGCGCTAAAGGTTCCGTTTACTCCTGGACGCATGGATGCTTCTCAAGAACAGACTGATGTGGAATCAATGGGGTATCTAGAACCTATTGCTGATGGTTTTAGAAACTATCGTAAAGGTTCCTACACAGTTTCCACAGAATCATTATTGATTGATAAAGCACAATTACTGACTTTATCTGTTCCGGAATTGACCGTTTTAATCGGTGGTATGCGTGTATTACAGGCTAATTTTGATGGCTCTCAGACAGGTGTGATGACGGAGCGCCCTGGACAGTTGACCAATGACTTTTTTGTGAACCTATTGGATATGGGGACAGCTTGGACAGCAGTTTCGCAAGATCGGGAACTGTTTGAAGGAACGGACCGTAAAACGGGCGCAAAGAAATGGGTTGCTGGACGCGCAGATCTGGTATTTGGTTCTAACGCTGAATTAAGAGCTGTTGCTGAAATCTATGGTAGTGCTGATGCGAAAGAAAAGTTCGCTAAGGATTTTGTCGCTGCCTGGAATAAAGTGATGGAATTGGATCGTTTTGATTTACACAGATAA
- a CDS encoding DUF4126 domain-containing protein gives MGELSTYLVSAFIGISLAAATGFRIFMPLFLLSLGCRLELFQVGNEWAWAGSNLVLITTSIAMVIEVAAYYIPLVDNILDTISIPLATIAGTLLFAVQFTDISPFFRWSTAIIAGGGTAATISTVLAGTRAASSIGTAGLGNFIISTMETIGSSVLTILAIFVPFMAILVVFALFYFFGKFGKKQLQKKLKKT, from the coding sequence ATGGGGGAATTATCCACATACCTGGTCAGTGCATTTATTGGCATTAGTCTGGCTGCGGCAACAGGTTTCCGAATTTTTATGCCTCTATTTTTGCTCAGCCTAGGCTGTCGTCTGGAATTATTTCAGGTAGGTAATGAATGGGCTTGGGCAGGTTCCAATTTGGTGCTGATTACCACAAGCATCGCGATGGTTATCGAAGTTGCCGCTTACTACATACCCCTTGTTGACAATATTCTGGATACCATTTCCATTCCTTTGGCAACGATTGCGGGAACATTACTATTTGCGGTGCAGTTTACAGATATTTCTCCGTTTTTCCGCTGGTCAACGGCCATTATCGCCGGCGGCGGAACTGCGGCGACGATCAGTACAGTACTGGCTGGTACAAGAGCCGCTTCTTCCATCGGTACTGCGGGTCTTGGCAATTTTATCATTTCGACCATGGAGACCATTGGTTCCTCCGTCTTGACCATTCTGGCCATATTCGTTCCTTTTATGGCTATTTTGGTTGTTTTCGCCTTATTCTATTTCTTCGGGAAGTTTGGAAAAAAACAATTGCAAAAGAAGCTCAAAAAAACATAA
- a CDS encoding Hsp20/alpha crystallin family protein: MFKRDHYSSGYSNQNRFCGQHFKDRFEKFQQHFFEGEARQRGEGQQFVPVNISENSEFYEVQVFAAGRKKEQFQVSINEGILTISCTENSNDEAAYIYKEHLGTAFDREFQLNEQVLTDNVHASFEDGVLTVILPKDLDKVKRPQEVIID; the protein is encoded by the coding sequence ATGTTTAAAAGAGATCATTATTCCAGCGGATATTCAAATCAAAATAGATTTTGCGGTCAACATTTCAAAGACCGTTTTGAAAAATTTCAACAACATTTTTTTGAAGGCGAAGCAAGGCAGCGCGGAGAAGGACAGCAATTTGTTCCCGTAAATATTTCCGAAAATTCTGAGTTCTACGAAGTGCAGGTATTTGCTGCTGGCCGGAAGAAAGAACAGTTCCAGGTCAGTATAAATGAAGGGATTTTAACGATTTCCTGTACAGAAAATAGCAACGATGAAGCAGCTTATATCTATAAGGAGCATTTGGGTACTGCATTTGATCGTGAATTTCAATTAAATGAACAAGTGCTTACAGATAACGTACATGCCAGTTTTGAAGACGGTGTACTAACGGTCATTCTTCCTAAGGATCTTGACAAGGTAAAAAGGCCACAAGAAGTTATCATAGACTAG
- a CDS encoding RNA polymerase sigma factor, translated as MAEKNSRSFTDIVKTYGSQLLRFVKGKVKKTEDAEDILQEVWYQFSRLTNMDELENAGAWLYAVTRNKITDSYRKKKDESLDDLMGDGEEVDTAFPIRQFLLADDSNNPELKLFKDIFWDELMKALEELPEKQRRVFMLNEIEDKTLQEIADMENENLKTIISRKGYAVKHLRLRLRNLYEELKF; from the coding sequence ATGGCAGAAAAAAACTCCAGATCATTTACAGACATCGTCAAGACTTATGGAAGTCAATTGCTGCGTTTTGTAAAAGGAAAGGTCAAAAAAACGGAAGATGCCGAGGATATCTTGCAGGAGGTCTGGTATCAATTCAGTCGTTTGACCAATATGGACGAACTGGAAAATGCTGGGGCATGGTTGTACGCTGTAACGCGAAACAAGATTACAGATAGTTATCGAAAGAAGAAAGATGAGTCACTTGATGATTTAATGGGGGATGGAGAGGAAGTGGATACGGCCTTTCCGATACGTCAGTTTCTGCTGGCCGATGATTCGAACAACCCTGAACTTAAATTATTCAAAGATATTTTTTGGGATGAATTGATGAAAGCCCTCGAAGAATTGCCCGAAAAACAACGTCGGGTTTTTATGCTTAATGAAATTGAAGATAAAACCTTGCAGGAGATTGCCGACATGGAAAATGAAAATCTGAAAACGATAATAAGTAGAAAGGGCTATGCTGTAAAACATCTGCGTTTACGTTTGCGGAACTTGTATGAAGAATTAAAATTTTAA
- a CDS encoding FAD:protein FMN transferase: MNYYKQYLLISILWLIAATNGFSQVTLKKQVTLMGSVFEITLVDQDSVKANQHIVEVIAEIEHIENLISEWRPYTQISEVNRNAGIKPVKVDREVFDLTKRAIQYSRNSQGAFDISIVALDKIWKFDGSMDTMPSEDAIRNSVAKVGYKHIVLDSAASTIFLELPGMKIGFGSIGKGYAADRGREIMKARGITAGIVNASGDLSTWGSQPNGEPWKIGVNNPFKSHQMVQVLRLNEMAVATSGSYEKYAEINGKRYSHIINPITGYPATGLTSVTIYGPSAEIANALSTSIMVLGEKEGKKIIRNFPNYRFIFITDKGKVVRDKRK; encoded by the coding sequence ATGAATTATTATAAGCAATATCTACTGATTTCAATACTTTGGTTGATAGCCGCCACTAACGGTTTTTCACAGGTAACGCTTAAAAAACAGGTGACCCTCATGGGCTCTGTTTTTGAGATCACCCTAGTTGATCAGGATAGCGTAAAGGCCAACCAGCATATTGTCGAAGTCATCGCAGAGATTGAACATATCGAAAACCTGATTTCGGAGTGGCGTCCATATACACAGATTTCGGAGGTCAACCGCAATGCGGGGATTAAACCTGTTAAAGTTGATCGGGAAGTATTTGACCTGACCAAAAGGGCAATTCAATACAGCCGGAATTCACAAGGAGCCTTTGATATTAGCATTGTCGCTTTAGATAAAATATGGAAGTTTGATGGCAGCATGGATACAATGCCTTCTGAGGATGCGATCAGAAATTCGGTTGCCAAAGTTGGCTATAAACATATTGTTTTGGATAGTGCTGCTTCGACTATTTTCTTGGAACTTCCGGGCATGAAGATTGGCTTTGGCTCGATCGGGAAGGGCTATGCCGCCGATCGGGGAAGGGAGATCATGAAAGCCCGTGGAATCACTGCCGGAATCGTCAATGCTTCCGGGGATCTATCTACCTGGGGTAGCCAACCAAATGGTGAGCCCTGGAAGATTGGGGTGAATAACCCCTTCAAATCGCATCAGATGGTCCAGGTTCTTCGTCTAAATGAAATGGCTGTCGCTACCTCAGGCAGCTATGAAAAATATGCCGAAATCAATGGAAAACGTTATTCCCATATTATTAATCCCATCACCGGATATCCAGCTACGGGACTGACTTCGGTAACAATTTATGGACCGTCGGCAGAAATAGCCAATGCCTTGAGTACTTCCATTATGGTACTGGGTGAAAAAGAAGGGAAGAAAATAATCCGTAATTTCCCAAATTATCGTTTTATCTTTATTACAGACAAAGGAAAGGTTGTCCGGGATAAACGCAAGTAA